The Sedimentisphaera salicampi genome includes a region encoding these proteins:
- a CDS encoding PEP-CTERM sorting domain-containing protein, with translation MKKILTLVLVLAVAQFASAAVSWDVTDNGDGSFSVSMMTDDQVNAVGVGNMALSNPAGSIDSGVWNATFTTTQPIIDLSSYGDYDFGGATANVGAGVYTSGELLSFNYTGAVGDTITLEDIPAFGMTANYSTQSAGKQSLAGESITIVPEPMTMALLGLGGLFVRRRSA, from the coding sequence ATGAAAAAGATACTTACTTTAGTATTGGTTCTGGCTGTGGCGCAGTTCGCTTCTGCTGCTGTCAGTTGGGATGTAACTGATAATGGCGATGGTTCTTTCAGTGTTTCTATGATGACTGATGATCAAGTAAATGCAGTTGGTGTAGGTAACATGGCTTTATCTAATCCAGCTGGCTCAATTGACTCAGGTGTTTGGAACGCTACTTTTACAACGACTCAACCAATCATAGATCTCTCGTCTTATGGCGACTATGACTTTGGTGGCGCAACAGCAAATGTAGGCGCAGGTGTATACACATCAGGTGAGCTTCTCAGCTTTAACTATACTGGTGCTGTAGGTGATACTATTACGCTAGAAGACATACCTGCATTTGGAATGACTGCTAATTATAGTACTCAGTCTGCTGGCAAGCAATCTCTTGCTGGTGAATCTATCACAATCGTTCCAGAGCCAATGACAATGGCCCTTCTCGGTCTTGGCGGCCTCTTCGTACGCCGTCGCAGCGCTTAA
- a CDS encoding Maf family protein, which translates to MSGNKFILASASPRRKELLEQAGYIFDIVPSGVDEESFKRAGLSPTGYTEKLAEAKAKVVAEDYPSIPVLGSDCIVELGGEIFEKPQDEKDAERIIKTLFSSPHYVITSVALVLKAKGEQSVQTAVTKIHPARLTTEQIAHHISTGRWQGRAGGYGVQDPHTEEYIEKIEGSFTNVVGLPMELTSEMLKDFGITPELQEN; encoded by the coding sequence ATGAGCGGGAATAAATTTATACTCGCATCCGCCTCGCCGAGGCGTAAAGAACTGCTTGAGCAGGCTGGATATATATTTGATATTGTGCCTTCAGGTGTGGATGAAGAGAGCTTCAAACGCGCAGGCCTGAGCCCCACGGGCTACACAGAAAAGCTCGCAGAGGCCAAAGCAAAGGTGGTGGCGGAGGATTATCCGAGCATCCCCGTTCTCGGTTCAGACTGCATCGTAGAGCTGGGCGGCGAGATTTTCGAAAAGCCCCAAGATGAAAAAGATGCGGAGCGAATTATCAAAACGCTTTTCAGCAGTCCGCATTATGTTATCACTTCTGTTGCGCTTGTGCTGAAGGCGAAAGGGGAGCAAAGCGTTCAAACAGCCGTTACAAAAATCCATCCGGCAAGGCTTACCACCGAGCAGATAGCCCACCATATCAGCACCGGTAGATGGCAGGGTAGAGCAGGAGGCTACGGCGTGCAAGATCCGCATACCGAGGAATATATCGAGAAGATTGAAGGCAGCTTTACGAATGTCGTGGGACTGCCGATGGAGCTCACCAGCGAGATGCTGAAGGATTTCGGCATCACTCCCGAGCTTCAGGAGAATTAG
- a CDS encoding dockerin type I domain-containing protein, whose product MKNCFFALLAVAAVAMAGSVTFTATDNGDGTATVSYSADAAVVGFALDVDSDVDVTDVAIPSFFDVFMDYANEEGESYVYGEGGPIAAQDAAGTASLPSAAFCISAGGLEDDETDVPSTSGDIVVTTGAAASVTIGENALRGGVVDYDGAMDTNLPITFDITDGGTEPPECAAYDLDGNNFVNAEDITALVNYINNNGSAPFWSIAVDESNGAYDVDGNGFINAEDITATVNYINNNGSAPFWSISCDY is encoded by the coding sequence ATGAAAAATTGTTTCTTTGCACTGCTCGCAGTTGCAGCTGTAGCTATGGCCGGTTCAGTAACGTTTACTGCTACCGACAATGGCGACGGAACTGCAACAGTAAGCTACTCAGCGGATGCTGCAGTAGTAGGGTTCGCTCTGGATGTTGATTCAGATGTGGACGTAACAGACGTTGCTATCCCTTCATTCTTCGATGTTTTCATGGACTACGCCAATGAAGAGGGCGAAAGCTATGTTTACGGCGAAGGCGGCCCGATCGCTGCTCAGGATGCTGCCGGAACGGCTTCTTTGCCAAGCGCTGCTTTCTGCATCAGCGCCGGCGGTCTTGAAGACGACGAAACAGACGTACCTTCTACAAGCGGCGATATCGTGGTAACTACAGGTGCTGCTGCATCTGTTACTATCGGCGAGAACGCTCTTCGCGGCGGCGTTGTTGATTATGATGGTGCTATGGACACTAACCTCCCTATCACCTTCGATATCACTGACGGCGGAACCGAGCCTCCAGAGTGTGCTGCTTATGATCTTGACGGCAACAACTTTGTAAATGCTGAAGATATAACAGCGCTTGTTAATTACATCAACAACAACGGTTCTGCTCCGTTCTGGTCAATTGCTGTTGACGAGTCTAACGGTGCCTACGATGTTGATGGGAATGGTTTCATCAACGCTGAAGACATAACAGCTACGGTAAACTACATTAACAACAATGGTTCAGCTCCGTTCTGGTCAATCTCTTGCGATTACTAA
- a CDS encoding transposase: MHGRSNGSVDRKHNKFGQPYLPENEFRVNTIRKNMQQRKVTLNPCQRDIALKSIVDICAEREWNLMAAHVRSEHLHIVVSGKQKPERMMTEIKSKATRLLRKSYPEMQNLKIWTRHGSTKYIWKTEHIYDAIKYVLYEQGVPMSVYHNKSLR, translated from the coding sequence TTGCATGGCAGGAGCAATGGAAGTGTTGACAGAAAGCATAATAAGTTCGGACAACCTTATCTGCCGGAGAATGAGTTTCGAGTGAATACTATAAGAAAAAATATGCAGCAAAGAAAGGTTACCCTTAATCCCTGCCAGAGAGATATTGCTCTGAAGTCTATTGTCGATATATGCGCTGAGAGGGAATGGAATCTAATGGCGGCTCATGTTCGCTCTGAACATCTGCATATTGTAGTTTCGGGTAAGCAGAAACCGGAAAGAATGATGACAGAGATAAAATCAAAAGCCACAAGATTACTCCGCAAGTCTTACCCTGAGATGCAAAATCTTAAAATATGGACAAGGCACGGCAGCACTAAATATATATGGAAAACTGAACACATATACGACGCTATCAAGTATGTTTTGTATGAACAGGGTGTTCCAATGTCTGTGTATCATAATAAAAGCTTGCGGTGA
- a CDS encoding IS4 family transposase, producing the protein MTPAKHQYTVLKQICQYIPAYLVSKLSRLYGIDKQSRTFSCWSHIVSMLHVQIAHSLSLNDVADTLRNHSGALIPIRRATPPSRNGLSHANRVRDPRMAETLFWEVLSHIQAQHPNFGRGHKYSGLPRRFKRAIYAVDSTTIQLVANCIDWAKHRRRKAAAKCHMQLNLQTFLPQFAIVKEASTHDSTEAYQLCQNLKSGEIAVFDKAYVDFKHLADLDRRELFWVTRAKDNMKYRFVKQNTEPKGDIQYDALIELEMPKSYEAYPKQLRLVKAYVEVNGEKKLMKFITNNTQWAPSSICGLYKCRWGIEVFFKQIKQTLQLSDFLGHSQEAILWQVWTAMLAYILIRYIGFLGKWKGTFSRLFTLLRGVLFSRLDVFSVMAACGSARGSPRMVASPQQAYLPGFNM; encoded by the coding sequence ATGACACCCGCTAAGCATCAATATACAGTTCTCAAGCAGATATGCCAATATATTCCTGCTTATCTTGTTTCAAAATTATCCCGGCTTTACGGTATTGACAAGCAATCACGAACATTTTCTTGCTGGTCTCACATTGTATCTATGCTTCATGTCCAGATTGCTCACAGCCTCTCGCTGAACGACGTTGCCGACACATTGCGTAATCATTCCGGAGCTTTGATTCCTATTCGCCGTGCAACCCCACCAAGCAGGAATGGGCTTTCTCATGCAAACAGGGTTCGAGATCCTCGTATGGCAGAGACTCTCTTCTGGGAGGTGCTGTCCCATATCCAAGCCCAGCATCCTAATTTTGGCAGAGGTCATAAATACTCCGGCCTTCCAAGGCGTTTTAAGAGAGCAATATATGCGGTTGATTCAACAACGATTCAGCTTGTAGCCAACTGTATTGACTGGGCTAAACATCGCAGACGCAAAGCCGCTGCAAAGTGCCACATGCAGCTTAATCTCCAGACATTCCTGCCTCAATTTGCTATTGTAAAAGAAGCCTCAACCCATGATTCGACAGAGGCTTATCAGCTCTGTCAGAACCTTAAAAGCGGCGAAATAGCGGTTTTTGACAAGGCTTACGTGGATTTTAAGCATCTGGCTGATCTTGACAGGCGAGAATTATTCTGGGTTACCAGAGCCAAAGACAATATGAAATATCGTTTTGTTAAACAGAATACAGAACCAAAAGGTGATATCCAATACGATGCATTAATTGAACTTGAAATGCCGAAAAGCTATGAGGCCTACCCGAAGCAGCTCCGTTTGGTTAAGGCTTATGTGGAAGTTAACGGCGAGAAAAAGCTTATGAAATTTATCACTAACAATACTCAGTGGGCGCCGAGCAGTATCTGCGGCCTATATAAATGCCGATGGGGCATAGAGGTGTTTTTCAAGCAAATAAAGCAGACTTTGCAGCTAAGCGATTTCCTAGGGCATAGCCAAGAAGCGATTCTATGGCAAGTATGGACGGCAATGCTTGCTTATATTTTAATACGGTATATAGGTTTCCTCGGCAAATGGAAAGGAACATTCAGTCGATTGTTTACTTTGCTGAGGGGTGTATTATTCAGCCGGCTGGATGTTTTTAGCGTTATGGCTGCCTGTGGGTCAGCACGTGGTTCACCGCGTATGGTTGCAAGCCCTCAGCAGGCTTATTTGCCAGGTTTTAATATGTAG
- a CDS encoding ABC transporter ATP-binding protein: protein MIELKNITAKNADTLILDNVSFTFEKGRRYVISGASGSGKTSLLMAIAGILPAFDGEIFFEGEKIDHFSVGKLRRKIGFVSQEPELGNTTALEAVLKPFDFKANKDKKPPQEKVEQLAEKLALDKSILLKKNKLISGGEKQRIALIRAILLEKDVLLLDEPTSALDPESKERLLSLLDENEYTVLSVSHDPDWIGFCDEKLTMKEGRLA from the coding sequence ATGATTGAGCTGAAAAATATTACAGCAAAAAACGCCGACACCTTGATCCTCGATAACGTAAGCTTCACTTTCGAGAAGGGAAGGCGTTATGTAATCTCGGGGGCATCCGGCTCGGGGAAAACATCTCTTCTTATGGCAATTGCAGGCATTCTCCCAGCCTTTGATGGAGAGATTTTCTTTGAAGGGGAAAAGATTGATCATTTCTCGGTAGGCAAATTGAGAAGGAAGATCGGATTTGTATCTCAGGAGCCGGAGCTCGGAAACACTACAGCTCTCGAAGCGGTGCTTAAGCCGTTTGACTTCAAGGCAAACAAAGATAAAAAGCCCCCGCAGGAGAAAGTGGAGCAGCTTGCTGAGAAACTGGCGCTGGACAAATCGATCCTCCTGAAGAAAAATAAACTCATTTCAGGCGGAGAGAAGCAAAGAATTGCACTAATAAGGGCGATCCTTCTTGAGAAAGACGTTCTTCTGCTGGACGAGCCCACCTCAGCCTTAGACCCCGAAAGCAAGGAAAGGCTGCTGAGTCTTTTGGACGAGAATGAATATACCGTTCTTTCAGTAAGCCACGATCCGGACTGGATCGGCTTCTGCGATGAAAAGCTCACAATGAAAGAAGGGAGGCTGGCCTGA
- the ribF gene encoding riboflavin biosynthesis protein RibF has product MKVFKVDESFQSKAKSILTIGNFDGIHRGHRHIINKCLEAAKELGTEKITAVTFEPHPVYLLKPEKAPKIITPLEMKVNLLEKAGVDELAVITDSTKLLNMPPEEFAKDFLAGRFNPAAIVEGCDFRFGYSRSGDIETLKKLGEVHGFKACCEELAELEFSVGRRRVSSSLIRDFLENGFVEDAASALWRPYRLIGEVVCGRGIGRQIGFPTANINPKIQIRPSDGVYAGFVQIGESREEVCRIDKQKLEPAVYSIGRARTFEDGNPTLTEAHLLRESKTLEKGLVGRWMAMDFIAKLREQRVFPDKDKLSEQISLDCRQAESILTEKKMSLYND; this is encoded by the coding sequence ATGAAGGTTTTTAAGGTTGATGAAAGCTTCCAGTCTAAAGCGAAAAGCATTCTCACTATAGGCAATTTCGACGGCATCCACAGAGGCCACAGACACATAATAAATAAATGCCTTGAGGCGGCAAAAGAATTAGGAACAGAGAAGATTACAGCTGTAACATTTGAGCCGCACCCTGTTTACCTTCTCAAGCCCGAGAAGGCCCCTAAGATAATCACGCCTCTTGAGATGAAGGTGAACCTGCTGGAAAAGGCAGGGGTTGATGAGCTTGCCGTGATTACAGACAGCACAAAGCTTTTGAATATGCCGCCGGAGGAATTTGCTAAGGACTTTCTTGCCGGCAGATTCAATCCGGCAGCGATAGTGGAAGGCTGCGACTTCCGCTTCGGATACTCAAGGAGCGGCGATATAGAAACACTGAAAAAACTCGGCGAAGTCCACGGCTTCAAGGCCTGCTGCGAAGAGCTTGCCGAGCTTGAATTCTCGGTAGGCAGGCGAAGGGTATCAAGCTCACTGATAAGAGATTTTCTCGAGAATGGGTTTGTTGAAGATGCAGCCTCTGCTCTATGGCGCCCTTATCGCCTTATTGGAGAGGTTGTGTGCGGGCGAGGAATCGGAAGACAGATCGGCTTCCCTACAGCTAACATAAACCCAAAGATCCAAATCCGCCCCTCAGACGGGGTTTACGCAGGGTTTGTGCAGATTGGAGAAAGCCGCGAGGAGGTATGCCGGATAGACAAGCAGAAGCTTGAACCCGCAGTTTACAGCATTGGGCGGGCAAGGACTTTTGAAGACGGCAACCCAACGCTCACCGAAGCACATCTGCTCAGAGAAAGCAAAACGCTTGAAAAAGGACTTGTAGGCAGATGGATGGCTATGGACTTTATCGCAAAGCTGCGAGAGCAGAGGGTTTTCCCGGATAAGGACAAACTCTCAGAGCAGATAAGCTTAGACTGCCGTCAGGCAGAATCGATCCTCACCGAAAAGAAAATGAGCCTATACAATGATTGA
- a CDS encoding ABC transporter permease, producing the protein MNGGAIEIGIWKLIFMYALLIPSLAIIVRYKLGLTKRVVIAILRMTGQLLLVGIFLKYIFLFNNFLLNTAWLMVMLLAANLSVTSNAGLRKKYFFLPVLAGIAISTITVASFLIVLVVRPEPFYDARYFIPLTGMILGNSMRGNVLVLERFYTKMEESRKLYSSYLLMGATRNEAMKPFMAEALRASLIPTVTVIATVGIVSLPGVMTGQILGGSMPMTAIKYQIAIMIAIFITMTFTGYLNLKLTTLTTFDKFDNLKPDVLKEPDK; encoded by the coding sequence ATGAACGGCGGAGCGATAGAGATCGGAATCTGGAAGCTCATTTTTATGTATGCCCTGCTTATTCCATCGCTTGCGATAATAGTCCGCTATAAGCTCGGGCTCACCAAAAGGGTGGTTATTGCGATATTGCGTATGACCGGCCAGCTTCTTCTCGTTGGGATTTTTTTGAAGTATATATTCCTGTTCAATAATTTCCTGCTCAATACGGCATGGCTTATGGTGATGCTCCTTGCGGCCAATCTGAGCGTTACATCAAACGCCGGCCTGCGGAAAAAATACTTCTTCCTGCCCGTGCTTGCGGGGATAGCGATTTCCACGATTACAGTAGCCTCGTTTCTGATTGTGCTTGTGGTAAGGCCGGAGCCTTTCTACGATGCGAGGTATTTCATCCCGCTTACCGGTATGATACTGGGGAACTCTATGCGGGGGAATGTGCTCGTGCTTGAGCGGTTCTACACAAAAATGGAAGAGAGCAGAAAGCTCTATTCGAGTTATCTCTTGATGGGAGCAACGCGAAACGAGGCGATGAAACCGTTTATGGCCGAGGCTCTCAGGGCATCGCTGATACCAACGGTTACGGTGATTGCTACGGTGGGGATTGTATCGCTTCCTGGGGTTATGACAGGCCAGATCCTCGGAGGTTCAATGCCGATGACTGCGATTAAGTATCAGATTGCTATAATGATTGCGATATTCATTACTATGACCTTCACCGGCTATCTGAACCTGAAACTGACCACCCTTACAACGTTTGACAAGTTCGATAACCTCAAGCCGGACGTATTGAAAGAGCCTGATAAATGA
- a CDS encoding choice-of-anchor E domain-containing protein, with protein sequence MKKVLMVLAVVSVCSMAMALSVSNETTWTALPDETQVDLNLDKFDTSLGTLTGVTLEVRTKTLGAEVQLDNDSTEAQTGTGKVINTVTFNSTVSTVDSSFQAITGADISVNETQAFELDPTSGDPVGEFNVTTGDDYAEWVPGDIEKFVIQEIADAVWGQYEGTGEEFTLSFTPSMLTGATFDGENGHFEGSSPNAQAFAKVTYEYIPEPMTMALLGLGGLFVRRRSA encoded by the coding sequence ATGAAAAAAGTATTAATGGTCCTGGCAGTAGTTAGCGTATGCTCGATGGCAATGGCCTTGAGCGTGTCTAACGAAACCACATGGACGGCTCTCCCGGATGAAACTCAGGTTGATCTGAATCTTGATAAGTTCGACACCTCTCTTGGTACGCTCACCGGCGTTACTCTTGAGGTTAGAACCAAGACACTCGGCGCAGAAGTTCAGCTTGATAACGATTCTACTGAGGCTCAAACGGGCACAGGAAAAGTTATCAATACTGTAACCTTCAATTCAACTGTATCCACTGTGGACAGCAGCTTTCAGGCTATCACCGGCGCTGATATCAGCGTTAATGAAACTCAGGCCTTCGAGCTCGACCCCACTTCCGGGGATCCCGTAGGCGAGTTCAACGTAACAACGGGTGATGACTATGCAGAGTGGGTACCTGGTGATATTGAGAAATTCGTTATTCAGGAAATAGCTGATGCTGTTTGGGGTCAGTATGAAGGTACTGGCGAAGAGTTTACTCTGAGTTTCACCCCAAGTATGCTCACAGGAGCTACTTTTGACGGCGAAAACGGGCACTTCGAGGGCTCAAGCCCGAATGCTCAAGCCTTTGCAAAGGTAACCTACGAGTATATCCCAGAGCCAATGACAATGGCACTTCTCGGTCTTGGCGGCCTATTCGTACGCCGCCGCAGCGCTTAA
- a CDS encoding IS110 family transposase — translation MKNIIGIDVSKDRFDVYCKTTKEYTSYSSDASDIDKLAEYCQKQEPELVVMEATGGYEFKMASVLMAKGLPVSIVNPGRVKEFAKSLGILAKTDKICARKISLFAEAVKPRQNSQIDEQRREIKELTVRREQLVKMRTAEKNRLDKAFEKTTLNSIKSTIDFLERQINDLDKTISELIEKVPRLKKKTEILTSIPGVGEKTASMLVAAMPELGTLNRRQIAMLVGVAPINRDSGKMRGKRATGGGRKGVRDKLFMPALTIVRFNPALKCFYERLVEKGKPKKVALTATMRKLVCIMNTMLQNETFWQNKLLRGEAGFGAEPQEKSI, via the coding sequence ATGAAAAACATTATTGGCATTGATGTTTCAAAAGATCGTTTTGATGTTTATTGTAAAACTACTAAAGAGTACACTTCTTACAGTAGTGATGCTTCAGACATTGATAAGTTGGCTGAATACTGCCAAAAACAAGAACCAGAACTTGTTGTTATGGAGGCAACTGGCGGCTATGAGTTTAAGATGGCTTCTGTGCTTATGGCCAAAGGCTTACCTGTTTCAATTGTGAATCCAGGCAGGGTTAAAGAGTTTGCAAAATCTTTAGGTATCTTAGCCAAAACAGATAAGATTTGTGCCAGAAAAATATCTCTATTTGCAGAAGCCGTTAAACCAAGGCAGAATTCTCAAATTGACGAGCAAAGACGTGAAATAAAAGAACTTACAGTTCGAAGAGAGCAGCTCGTTAAGATGCGTACAGCAGAGAAAAACAGATTAGATAAGGCGTTTGAGAAGACAACTTTGAACAGTATTAAATCAACAATTGATTTTCTTGAAAGGCAAATTAATGACCTCGACAAGACTATCTCAGAGCTGATTGAAAAGGTGCCAAGGTTAAAGAAGAAAACTGAAATACTTACCAGCATACCGGGTGTAGGCGAGAAAACTGCATCAATGCTTGTTGCAGCTATGCCCGAGCTGGGAACGCTTAATCGCAGGCAGATCGCCATGCTTGTAGGGGTTGCTCCAATCAATAGAGACAGCGGTAAAATGAGGGGCAAAAGAGCTACGGGAGGCGGCAGAAAAGGTGTCAGGGATAAACTTTTTATGCCGGCTTTAACAATCGTAAGGTTCAATCCGGCATTGAAATGTTTCTATGAAAGACTTGTTGAAAAGGGAAAACCCAAGAAGGTTGCCCTTACCGCAACGATGAGAAAACTTGTGTGTATCATGAATACAATGCTGCAAAACGAAACCTTTTGGCAAAATAAATTGTTAAGAGGAGAGGCGGGGTTTGGGGCAGAGCCCCAAGAAAAATCTATTTAA
- a CDS encoding DMT family transporter — translation MWITLGILSSLFLGLYDLSKKHSLQDNAVLPVLFLSTLSGLIVVLPFLFVSRAAPSLLDDTILYIAPLSIKSHLIISAKSFIVAGSWVFGYYALKHLPISIVAPIRATSPFWVLIGAVLIFGESPNLIQLSGVIIIIVSFYCFSVLGRLEGIHFEKNRWIIFTLIAMGLGICSGLYDKYLISRAGYSPIAVQLWFTFYMVLIFGLLNIFLWYPSRKQTTPFRWSISIVLIGVFLILADFAYFTSLSIEGSLLTILAALRRASVLFVFTIGAIIFKEVNKGKKAYALIGVVAGVMLILFGSNG, via the coding sequence ATGTGGATAACGCTTGGAATATTAAGCTCGCTTTTTCTCGGCCTATACGATCTGAGCAAAAAGCACTCGCTGCAGGATAATGCCGTTCTGCCGGTGCTGTTTCTCTCCACCCTCTCAGGGCTTATTGTCGTTCTGCCGTTTCTGTTTGTCTCGAGAGCTGCTCCAAGCCTTCTGGATGATACCATCCTCTATATCGCTCCCCTGAGCATCAAGAGCCATCTTATCATATCAGCAAAGAGTTTCATCGTGGCCGGCAGCTGGGTTTTCGGATACTACGCCCTCAAGCACCTGCCGATATCCATCGTTGCCCCCATAAGGGCCACCTCGCCTTTCTGGGTGCTGATAGGGGCTGTGCTGATATTTGGAGAATCGCCAAACCTGATTCAGCTTTCTGGGGTGATAATAATCATCGTTTCTTTCTACTGCTTCTCTGTTCTGGGCAGGCTGGAGGGGATACATTTCGAGAAAAACCGCTGGATTATTTTCACTCTAATAGCAATGGGGCTCGGTATTTGCAGCGGGCTTTACGATAAATACCTTATCTCCCGTGCGGGATATTCTCCGATAGCCGTTCAGCTCTGGTTCACGTTCTATATGGTGCTGATTTTCGGCCTGCTGAATATATTCCTCTGGTATCCATCGCGCAAACAGACTACGCCTTTCCGCTGGAGCATAAGCATAGTGCTGATTGGGGTGTTTCTTATCCTTGCAGACTTCGCCTACTTCACCTCGCTGAGCATTGAAGGCTCTCTGCTGACGATCCTTGCTGCTCTTAGAAGGGCAAGTGTTTTGTTTGTGTTTACGATTGGAGCGATTATATTTAAGGAAGTGAATAAAGGCAAAAAGGCATACGCCCTGATTGGCGTTGTTGCCGGCGTGATGTTAATACTATTCGGTTCAAATGGGTAA
- a CDS encoding symporter small accessory protein yields MYMGIESGFVFTGYILCIASAVLCVVYGLLNWNKGSEKVDIEDVKWADKEKDVEKEF; encoded by the coding sequence ATGTATATGGGTATTGAAAGCGGCTTCGTATTTACAGGTTACATCCTGTGCATTGCCAGTGCCGTTCTGTGTGTGGTTTACGGGCTCTTAAACTGGAACAAGGGCAGCGAAAAGGTTGACATCGAAGATGTTAAATGGGCAGACAAAGAGAAGGATGTGGAAAAAGAATTTTAG
- a CDS encoding alginate export family protein gives MKRLVLILVLCAFLPKFPASAENSLLETLKNPVEGMELYGDFRYRRVYGEEWYLNNAAKDGHQNYDRIRARLGAKHQFTDEIGVDFRMVQELWCFDDPEYKDNSVDFDEAIIDRLNVKLDNFLDMPVTAVLGRQDIILSKWLVLDGTPLDGSRTIFFDAARFTVDMDEGRTLDLVYTQNYARASKTLEPFSEQADRRLTQNDEQGVIMYYTDKSQEAFSWEAYFMLKEDDVAEIAPRYNPDWSRESEIYTFGGAFNGGINDNMSYRLEAAVQTGEKAIDSSSAPQDLEAFGTLNSLCYSFNDEMNNMLTLEYEYLSGDNPSTDDNEGFDPLWGEWPRYSEMYVYTQALEGSLADHTNLHRVGLTHKFDPAEKTKWTNAFHLLWAAQDRQGAQYGGDSDVFRGQLLTSVLRHRISKQFSTRLNAEYFIPGNYYDEAWQNESLFLRAEVVYSF, from the coding sequence ATGAAAAGGTTAGTTTTAATTCTTGTGCTGTGCGCATTTCTCCCGAAATTTCCGGCAAGCGCAGAAAATTCACTTCTTGAAACGCTCAAAAATCCTGTAGAAGGTATGGAGCTCTACGGCGATTTCCGATACCGCAGGGTTTACGGCGAAGAGTGGTATCTAAACAATGCCGCTAAAGACGGGCATCAGAATTACGACAGGATCCGTGCCCGCCTCGGAGCAAAACACCAGTTTACCGATGAGATTGGCGTGGATTTCAGGATGGTTCAGGAGCTGTGGTGCTTCGACGATCCTGAATACAAAGACAATTCCGTTGATTTTGATGAGGCCATTATAGACCGCTTGAACGTAAAGCTGGATAATTTCCTTGATATGCCCGTTACAGCGGTTTTAGGTCGTCAGGATATCATACTGAGCAAATGGCTCGTTTTAGACGGCACACCTCTTGACGGTTCAAGAACGATTTTCTTTGATGCCGCCAGATTCACAGTGGATATGGATGAGGGCAGAACGCTGGACCTCGTTTACACTCAGAACTACGCAAGGGCATCAAAAACGCTCGAGCCCTTCAGCGAGCAGGCAGACCGCCGGCTCACTCAGAACGATGAGCAGGGCGTAATTATGTACTATACAGACAAATCGCAGGAGGCCTTCAGCTGGGAAGCATACTTTATGCTCAAGGAAGACGATGTGGCGGAAATTGCCCCAAGGTATAATCCGGACTGGAGCAGGGAATCAGAGATCTATACCTTCGGCGGTGCGTTTAACGGCGGGATCAATGATAATATGAGCTACCGCCTTGAAGCCGCTGTTCAGACAGGCGAGAAGGCGATTGATTCCAGCTCAGCCCCCCAAGACCTTGAGGCATTCGGAACGCTGAACAGCCTCTGCTACTCGTTCAACGACGAGATGAACAATATGCTCACGCTCGAATATGAGTATCTCTCAGGCGATAATCCTTCCACAGACGACAACGAGGGCTTCGACCCGCTCTGGGGCGAATGGCCGAGATATTCTGAGATGTACGTTTACACTCAGGCTCTCGAAGGCTCGCTTGCAGACCATACCAACCTGCACAGGGTTGGGCTTACCCACAAATTCGACCCTGCCGAGAAAACTAAATGGACAAACGCATTCCATCTGCTCTGGGCTGCTCAGGACAGGCAGGGGGCTCAATATGGCGGAGACAGCGATGTATTCCGCGGCCAGCTCCTAACGAGCGTTTTGAGGCACAGAATCTCAAAACAGTTCTCAACTCGGCTCAACGCTGAATATTTCATCCCGGGCAATTACTACGATGAGGCTTGGCAAAATGAATCTCTCTTTTTGAGGGCGGAAGTGGTTTACTCATTCTAA